One Turneriella parva DSM 21527 genomic region harbors:
- a CDS encoding siphovirus Gp157 family protein: protein MAAGAKAFAASDQESSKVTPANFGRFTLYEIESSVRSAVEMLELVIDDNGEVVDEELETRIFKRLNELNLAKELKATNVAVYIKSLWGQVLLLEQERSKLARREKSLTRKAEWLTRYLVSYLQVDPSKPGVLVSGLRANIGWRRSDNIEVSDARRLPLQYQRGVVVEVSEEEHAKYGDVLRSLTGFRTDPRKDILKKRIKAGIAKGKKYTHIARLIEKYTIQIT from the coding sequence ATGGCTGCTGGAGCCAAGGCCTTCGCGGCAAGTGATCAGGAATCCAGCAAGGTAACTCCTGCCAACTTTGGCAGGTTTACTTTATATGAAATCGAATCATCGGTCAGAAGCGCCGTAGAAATGCTTGAGCTCGTGATCGATGACAACGGCGAAGTGGTCGATGAAGAACTTGAGACCAGGATTTTCAAGAGGTTGAATGAATTGAACCTTGCAAAAGAGTTAAAGGCCACGAACGTTGCTGTCTACATCAAGAGCTTGTGGGGTCAGGTCTTATTGCTGGAACAGGAGAGAAGCAAGCTCGCACGCCGAGAAAAATCGCTCACCCGAAAAGCTGAATGGTTGACGAGGTACCTGGTCTCTTACCTGCAAGTCGATCCTTCCAAACCAGGTGTGCTTGTGTCCGGTCTGCGAGCAAACATTGGCTGGCGCCGATCTGACAACATCGAGGTCAGCGATGCGCGTCGGTTACCCCTGCAGTATCAACGCGGCGTGGTGGTTGAAGTCAGTGAAGAGGAACATGCCAAGTATGGCGATGTATTGCGTTCTCTCACAGGTTTCCGAACTGATCCAAGAAAGGACATCCTCAAGAAACGGATAAAGGCCGGAATCGCGAAGGGCAAGAAGTACACACACATTGCGAGACTTATTGAAAAGTACACGATCCAGATAACGTAA
- a CDS encoding sigma-70 family RNA polymerase sigma factor: MTATAPRSKGLGQQSPLIEALSVAAFNGCEKSQDTLIIQSLGILNQILKGYRISGEIYHDCRSEATIAVIKAVRTFNPHRGFSLSSFISWHIHAAIKKALRENKLISIPKNKWYEMKAEEKSAGSPSTTKTTLSTAVLPHTSLFSEIQYEPDRISASSRSAGPAALAERSYLEAVICEGLDQLSNFEKQVISGRFGINQEKPVSSREMALKLNCSRSVVLKAEQTAKRSLRHFFEAKGMRSFIQGE, from the coding sequence ATGACAGCAACTGCTCCCAGATCAAAAGGCCTTGGGCAACAATCGCCGTTAATCGAAGCTCTGTCTGTCGCAGCGTTTAACGGTTGCGAGAAAAGCCAAGACACGCTCATCATCCAAAGCCTCGGGATTCTGAATCAGATACTCAAAGGCTACCGCATCAGCGGAGAAATCTACCATGACTGCAGAAGTGAAGCCACAATCGCAGTGATCAAGGCGGTCAGGACATTCAATCCCCACCGCGGGTTCTCTCTCTCAAGTTTCATATCCTGGCACATCCACGCTGCCATTAAAAAGGCATTGAGAGAGAACAAGCTCATCTCAATCCCGAAGAATAAATGGTACGAAATGAAGGCTGAGGAAAAATCAGCCGGCAGCCCCAGTACTACAAAGACTACACTTTCTACGGCGGTATTACCGCACACGAGTCTCTTCTCTGAGATTCAGTACGAGCCCGACAGGATTTCGGCCAGTTCACGCTCAGCAGGCCCCGCTGCCTTGGCAGAGCGGAGTTATCTTGAGGCTGTCATTTGCGAAGGTTTGGATCAACTTTCGAACTTTGAAAAACAAGTAATTTCCGGAAGATTCGGAATTAACCAAGAAAAACCTGTGAGTTCGCGCGAAATGGCTCTGAAGCTGAACTGCAGTCGTTCCGTCGTTCTCAAGGCCGAGCAGACAGCCAAGAGGTCGCTGCGCCATTTTTTTGAAGCAAAAGGTATGCGTTCGTTCATACAAGGAGAGTAA
- a CDS encoding DUF932 domain-containing protein: protein MFDLENCAIPAVLAQAPAEGVSERYTFIPTTRLIDDLRTMDWFPVGAKGSKRAQDTSARHMVRFRSREHLESPVHSVCPELVVVNAHDGLCSFNLKAGLFRLVCSNGMIVSESVFASIKIRHINYSYDAVRDAVFQYAAQMPQITQKVHELQAIDLDETLQLTFARQAVALRFEERANATNLVDLHALLRPTRSADNGQDVWSVLNILQEKLINGKFVIGEKKRQARAIQNVQRTISLNERLFDLAESIGKLA from the coding sequence ATGTTTGATCTGGAAAATTGCGCAATACCCGCGGTGCTTGCTCAAGCCCCCGCGGAGGGCGTTTCGGAGCGATATACGTTCATACCAACAACGCGGCTGATTGACGACCTGCGCACTATGGATTGGTTTCCTGTCGGTGCAAAAGGTAGCAAACGCGCACAGGATACTTCTGCCAGACATATGGTTCGTTTTCGTTCCAGAGAACATCTGGAATCACCCGTACATTCTGTTTGCCCGGAACTGGTCGTAGTTAACGCACACGACGGTCTCTGCTCATTCAATTTAAAAGCGGGATTGTTCAGGTTGGTTTGCTCGAACGGAATGATCGTTTCTGAATCAGTCTTCGCTTCGATCAAAATAAGGCACATCAACTACTCGTACGATGCTGTTCGAGATGCTGTGTTCCAATACGCAGCACAAATGCCACAGATTACCCAAAAGGTGCATGAACTGCAGGCAATCGACCTGGATGAAACGCTCCAGTTGACTTTTGCCCGGCAGGCTGTAGCCCTGCGCTTCGAAGAACGGGCAAACGCAACGAACCTCGTAGACCTTCACGCGCTTTTGAGGCCGACCCGCTCTGCTGATAATGGCCAGGATGTGTGGTCGGTGCTCAACATACTTCAAGAGAAGCTCATTAACGGCAAGTTTGTGATTGGCGAAAAAAAGCGTCAGGCGCGTGCGATCCAAAATGTTCAAAGGACGATCAGTTTGAACGAGCGGCTTTTTGACCTCGCCGAATCCATCGGGAAGCTGGCGTGA